One region of Longimicrobium sp. genomic DNA includes:
- a CDS encoding histidine triad nucleotide-binding protein: protein MDSCIFCKIVAGEIPSHRVLETADFIAIEDKYPAAKVHVLLIPRKHVESVAHLADDDAELAGRLLLGARDVARQEGVDKTGYRVVINTGPDGNQSVPHLHVHVMGGEPLTGHGTA, encoded by the coding sequence ATGGACAGCTGCATCTTCTGCAAGATCGTCGCGGGCGAGATCCCCTCGCACCGCGTGCTGGAGACCGCCGACTTCATCGCCATTGAAGACAAATACCCTGCCGCGAAGGTGCACGTGCTGCTCATCCCTCGCAAGCACGTGGAATCCGTGGCGCACCTGGCCGACGACGACGCGGAGCTGGCGGGGAGGCTGCTGCTGGGCGCGCGCGACGTGGCCCGGCAGGAGGGGGTGGACAAGACCGGCTACCGCGTGGTGATCAACACGGGGCCGGATGGCAACCAATCGGTGCCCCACCTGCACGTGCACGTCATGGGCGGCGAGCCGCTCACCGGCCACGGGACGGCGTAG
- a CDS encoding serine hydrolase domain-containing protein: MTRPVLLLLGGLLLTLPHPGGAEAQDLAAARIDSLLDTRFAAAAAADSPGCQAAVIRRGRLVTQRAYGSANLEHRAPVTAETRFPLLSITKQFTAFAVLLLAQEGKLSLDDDVRRFVPEVPDFGHRVTLRHLLHHTSGLRDYWDLRGFSGERTDDVVTQHDVLQFLSRQRALNFEPGTEHLYNNTGYLLLGIVVKRASGMSLPAFAQARIFGPLGMRNTRFVETRHEVVPRRAYGYARGRGGTLVTAPANDVAGSTGLLSTVEDLAAWDRNFYTGEVGGPGVLAQMRTPARLADGSTAGYGGGLQLAAHRGLRTEEHNGADPGYLAELLRFPDQGLTVAALCSGRAADPIAEAYAVADTLLAGEIAAAAPARAPAVAVRVDPARLASYTGVYHGVSNDLVRRILRHADTLFYARRPGDSTRLVPLAPDRFLLGPESGVEVRFVPARGGGRPEMHVLVPGARPSRYLPVDTARGLPAGLAEYGGLYYSEELQATYRIGVLDGQLHWRIEGLGPEEFSVTYPPRFRDSFGERGVSLTFIRGPRGEVRALELTTDRARRVRFERVRQAPR, translated from the coding sequence ATGACCAGGCCTGTTCTGCTCCTGCTCGGCGGGCTCCTGCTCACCCTGCCGCACCCCGGCGGCGCGGAGGCGCAGGACCTCGCCGCGGCCCGCATCGACTCGCTCCTCGACACCCGCTTCGCGGCCGCTGCCGCGGCGGACTCCCCGGGGTGCCAGGCCGCCGTGATCCGCCGGGGACGGCTGGTCACGCAGCGCGCCTACGGGAGCGCGAACCTCGAGCACCGCGCGCCGGTCACCGCCGAGACCCGGTTCCCGCTCCTGTCCATCACGAAGCAGTTCACTGCCTTCGCCGTGCTCCTGCTTGCGCAGGAGGGGAAGCTCTCCCTCGACGACGACGTGCGCCGCTTCGTCCCCGAGGTGCCGGACTTCGGCCACAGGGTCACGCTCCGCCATCTCCTGCACCACACCAGCGGGCTGCGGGACTACTGGGACCTGCGGGGCTTCTCCGGCGAGCGCACCGACGACGTGGTCACCCAGCACGACGTGCTCCAGTTCCTCTCGCGCCAGCGGGCCCTGAACTTCGAGCCCGGCACGGAGCACCTCTACAACAACACGGGCTACCTCCTCCTCGGCATCGTCGTGAAGCGCGCGAGCGGGATGTCGCTTCCGGCCTTCGCGCAGGCGAGGATCTTCGGCCCCCTGGGGATGAGGAACACCCGGTTCGTGGAGACCCGGCACGAGGTGGTCCCGCGCCGCGCCTACGGCTACGCGCGCGGGCGGGGCGGAACGCTGGTGACGGCGCCCGCCAACGACGTGGCGGGGTCGACCGGGCTGCTCAGCACGGTGGAAGACCTGGCGGCGTGGGACCGCAACTTCTACACGGGCGAGGTGGGCGGTCCCGGCGTGCTCGCGCAGATGCGCACCCCGGCGCGGCTCGCGGACGGCTCCACGGCGGGCTACGGAGGGGGGCTCCAGCTGGCGGCGCACCGCGGGCTGCGCACCGAGGAGCACAACGGGGCGGACCCGGGCTACCTGGCCGAGCTGCTCCGGTTCCCCGACCAGGGCCTCACCGTGGCGGCGCTGTGCAGCGGCCGCGCCGCGGACCCGATCGCGGAGGCGTACGCCGTGGCCGACACCCTGCTGGCCGGCGAAATCGCCGCTGCCGCGCCGGCGAGAGCGCCCGCCGTGGCGGTGCGCGTGGACCCCGCCCGGCTGGCGAGCTACACGGGCGTCTACCACGGCGTGTCCAACGACCTGGTGCGGCGGATCCTCAGGCACGCCGACACCCTGTTCTACGCGCGGCGCCCCGGCGACTCCACCCGCCTCGTCCCGCTCGCCCCGGACCGCTTCCTGCTCGGTCCGGAGAGCGGCGTCGAGGTCCGCTTCGTTCCGGCGCGGGGCGGCGGCCGCCCCGAAATGCACGTTCTCGTCCCCGGCGCGCGGCCCAGCCGCTACCTGCCCGTGGACACCGCTCGCGGCCTTCCCGCGGGGCTGGCCGAGTACGGCGGCCTCTACTACAGCGAGGAGCTCCAGGCGACCTACCGGATCGGCGTCCTGGACGGGCAGCTCCACTGGCGGATCGAAGGGCTGGGCCCCGAAGAGTTCAGCGTCACCTATCCTCCCCGCTTCCGGGACAGCTTCGGGGAGCGCGGCGTGAGCCTGACCTTCATCCGGGGTCCGCGCGGCGAGGTGCGGGCGCTCGAGCTCACCACCGACCGGGCGCGGCGGGTCCGCTTCGAGCGGGTGCGGCAGGCCCCCCGGTGA
- a CDS encoding BlaI/MecI/CopY family transcriptional regulator, whose protein sequence is MTSDPAALGDRELDLMQVLWRRGEATVAEVQQSLAAGGTRLAYTSVQTMLNRLEAKGMVGRSVADRAHVYHALAPEPKVVGSLLERLADRFFKGSVERLATHLLESELSVEELDRLQALIAAERARRGR, encoded by the coding sequence GTGACGTCTGATCCTGCCGCGCTCGGCGACCGCGAGCTCGACCTGATGCAGGTGCTCTGGCGGCGCGGGGAGGCGACGGTGGCCGAGGTGCAGCAGAGCCTCGCCGCCGGGGGCACCCGCTTGGCCTACACGTCGGTGCAGACGATGCTGAACCGGCTGGAAGCCAAGGGGATGGTCGGGCGCTCGGTCGCCGACCGCGCGCACGTCTACCACGCCCTGGCTCCCGAGCCGAAGGTGGTCGGGTCGCTGCTCGAGCGCCTCGCGGACCGCTTCTTCAAGGGCAGCGTCGAACGGCTGGCGACCCATCTCCTGGAGTCGGAGCTGTCGGTGGAGGAGCTCGACCGGCTGCAGGCCCTCATCGCCGCCGAGCGCGCGCGGAGGGGGAGATGA
- a CDS encoding 50S ribosomal protein L11 methyltransferase: MIDPARWLVLTVEAPSPEFAGLVAEGLLALGGAAVEERGASLVTYLLPPDDPEALAREARERLAEWLPDGARVAVSWRWQEDEDWAAEWKRGLGPRQVTDRLVVKPTWTEWEAAPGQVVVDVDPQMAFGTGEHATTRGCLRLLDAVVRAGDRVLDVGSGSAILSIAAARLRAREAVAVEYDPDANLNARENLERNGVADRVRIVEALADEALLEGLGRFDLVLANILSGVIRPLLPAFRRALGGSPAGRLVVSGILQPESPDVVCDAEAAGFRVERVDEEEEWWSALLRPVGSA, encoded by the coding sequence GTGATCGACCCGGCGCGGTGGCTGGTGCTGACGGTGGAGGCCCCTTCTCCCGAGTTCGCGGGGCTCGTGGCGGAGGGGCTTCTCGCGCTGGGGGGCGCCGCGGTCGAGGAGCGCGGGGCGTCGCTCGTCACCTACCTCCTCCCGCCGGACGACCCGGAGGCGCTCGCCCGCGAGGCGCGCGAGCGGCTGGCGGAGTGGCTCCCGGACGGGGCGCGGGTCGCGGTCTCCTGGCGCTGGCAGGAGGACGAGGACTGGGCGGCGGAGTGGAAGCGCGGCCTGGGTCCGCGGCAGGTGACCGACCGCCTCGTCGTCAAGCCGACCTGGACGGAGTGGGAGGCGGCGCCGGGGCAGGTGGTGGTGGACGTGGACCCGCAGATGGCGTTCGGCACGGGCGAGCACGCCACCACGCGCGGCTGCCTGCGCCTGCTGGACGCCGTGGTCCGCGCGGGCGACCGGGTGCTGGACGTGGGCTCGGGCTCGGCGATCCTCTCCATCGCCGCCGCGCGGCTGAGGGCGCGCGAGGCGGTCGCCGTGGAGTACGACCCCGACGCCAACCTCAACGCCCGCGAGAACCTGGAGCGCAACGGCGTGGCGGACCGCGTCCGCATCGTCGAGGCGCTGGCGGACGAGGCGCTGCTGGAGGGGCTGGGCCGCTTCGACCTGGTGCTCGCCAACATCCTGAGCGGGGTGATCCGCCCGCTGCTGCCCGCCTTCCGCCGCGCGCTGGGCGGCTCGCCCGCCGGGCGGCTGGTCGTCTCCGGCATCCTCCAGCCCGAGTCTCCCGACGTGGTGTGCGACGCGGAGGCGGCCGGCTTCCGCGTGGAGCGGGTGGACGAGGAGGAGGAGTGGTGGAGCGCGCTGCTGCGGCCGGTGGGGAGTGCGTGA
- a CDS encoding YHS domain-containing protein, whose protein sequence is MATVRDPVCGREVDTATALKLEHGSHTHYFCSEACLRQFQADPAKYGDHHAQDDYGYEKHEPPHTTTGRMTAPKFGSAGSGGLEYEPGPERHGPGDGHKH, encoded by the coding sequence ATGGCCACTGTTCGCGACCCCGTCTGCGGGAGGGAGGTGGATACGGCGACCGCGCTCAAGCTGGAGCACGGCAGCCACACGCACTACTTCTGCTCGGAGGCGTGCCTGCGGCAGTTCCAGGCCGACCCGGCGAAGTACGGCGACCACCACGCGCAGGACGACTACGGCTACGAGAAACACGAGCCGCCGCACACCACCACGGGGCGGATGACCGCGCCCAAGTTCGGCTCGGCCGGGAGCGGCGGGCTGGAGTACGAGCCCGGCCCCGAGCGGCACGGCCCCGGCGATGGGCACAAGCACTAG
- the dnaJ gene encoding molecular chaperone DnaJ, with translation MRDYYEILGVGRDADAESVKKAYRKLALQYHPDRNGGDKEAEERFKEATEAYEVLRDPDKRAAYDRFGHAGVKRGMGAGAGGFGGGFGFEDALNIFMRDFGGFGGFEDLFGGGARRRGGVQRGKDLQVRLRITLAEVAAGVRKTLKVRALDPCSTCKGTGSADAAGPVNCEQCQGTGQIRRVQRSVFGQFVSATVCPACGGEGKVIKSPCKACHGDGRERGERVLEVEIPAGVSSDNYLTLRGQGNAGPRGGPRGDVIVVIEVEEDARFVRDGSDLIYELPVSFSQAALGQEVEIPTVHGEEKVRIPPGVQSGDVLTLRGKGLPHLGGGGRGDQHVRVHVWTPTELSPEQAELFRKLSEIEGPAPGGGKQRTGFWDRVKGAFAA, from the coding sequence ATGAGAGACTACTACGAGATCCTGGGCGTGGGGCGCGACGCCGACGCCGAGAGCGTGAAGAAGGCGTACCGCAAGCTCGCCCTCCAGTACCACCCCGACCGCAACGGCGGCGACAAGGAGGCCGAGGAGCGCTTCAAGGAGGCCACCGAGGCCTACGAGGTGCTCCGCGACCCCGACAAGCGCGCGGCGTACGACCGCTTCGGCCACGCGGGGGTCAAGCGCGGCATGGGGGCGGGCGCGGGCGGGTTCGGCGGCGGCTTCGGGTTCGAGGACGCGCTGAACATCTTCATGCGCGACTTCGGCGGCTTCGGCGGGTTCGAGGACCTGTTCGGGGGCGGGGCGCGCCGGCGCGGCGGAGTGCAGCGCGGCAAGGACCTGCAGGTGCGGCTGCGCATCACGCTGGCGGAAGTGGCCGCCGGGGTGCGCAAGACGCTCAAGGTGCGCGCGCTGGACCCCTGCTCCACCTGCAAGGGCACCGGCTCGGCCGACGCGGCGGGCCCCGTCAACTGCGAGCAGTGCCAGGGCACCGGGCAGATCCGCCGGGTGCAGCGCAGCGTGTTCGGGCAGTTCGTGAGCGCCACCGTCTGCCCGGCGTGCGGCGGCGAGGGGAAGGTGATCAAGAGCCCCTGCAAGGCCTGCCACGGCGACGGGCGGGAGCGCGGCGAGCGGGTGCTGGAGGTGGAGATCCCCGCCGGGGTGAGCTCCGACAACTACCTGACGCTGCGCGGCCAGGGCAACGCCGGCCCGCGCGGCGGCCCCCGCGGCGACGTGATCGTGGTGATCGAGGTGGAGGAGGACGCGCGCTTCGTGCGCGACGGCTCGGACCTGATCTACGAATTGCCGGTCTCCTTCAGCCAGGCGGCGCTGGGGCAGGAGGTGGAGATCCCCACCGTGCACGGCGAGGAGAAGGTGCGCATCCCCCCCGGGGTGCAGAGCGGCGACGTGTTGACGCTGCGCGGCAAGGGGCTGCCGCACCTGGGCGGCGGCGGCCGCGGCGACCAGCACGTGCGGGTGCACGTGTGGACGCCCACGGAGCTCAGCCCGGAGCAGGCGGAGCTGTTCCGCAAGCTCTCGGAGATCGAGGGGCCCGCGCCCGGCGGCGGCAAGCAGCGCACGGGGTTCTGGGACCGCGTGAAGGGCGCGTTCGCGGCGTGA
- the hemW gene encoding radical SAM family heme chaperone HemW: MIHPGQDGGRANGAGPDERPRSLYVHVPFCVRRCSYCDFAVQATREAPTDEWLDAVAAEMRLLAGERGWALPLALDTVYLGGGTPSMLAPGAMAELRRRLEPYAVWNASAEWTCEANPESFTPEVARAWAAAGVNRVSLGAQTFHEPALRWMGRLHGVDGPARAVEAARAAGIGNVSVDLIFGLPARLGRDWGADLHHALLLEPEHVSLYGLTAEAGAPLGRWVQEGRETLADEDRYADEFLLAHERLTAAGFEHYEVSNFGLPGRRSRHNFVYWTGLPYAALGPGAHAFHPPLRRWNTRSWDAYQGALRAGRLPTGGEERVDEETAALEHAWLGLRTDLGHRMTSDAERRLSEVWVRQGWARAEGDTVRLTAEGWLLLDRLAVEMAAAREGEPALHG, translated from the coding sequence GTGATCCATCCAGGGCAGGACGGCGGGCGGGCGAACGGGGCGGGGCCGGACGAGCGGCCCCGCTCTCTGTACGTGCACGTGCCGTTCTGCGTGCGGCGCTGCTCGTACTGCGACTTCGCCGTGCAGGCCACCCGCGAGGCGCCCACGGACGAGTGGCTGGACGCGGTCGCGGCGGAGATGCGGCTCCTCGCCGGGGAGCGCGGCTGGGCGCTGCCGCTCGCGCTCGACACCGTGTACCTGGGCGGCGGCACGCCGTCGATGCTGGCGCCCGGAGCGATGGCCGAGCTGCGCCGGCGCCTGGAGCCGTACGCGGTGTGGAACGCGTCCGCCGAGTGGACGTGCGAGGCCAACCCGGAGAGCTTCACGCCCGAGGTGGCGCGCGCCTGGGCGGCGGCGGGGGTGAACCGCGTCTCGCTGGGCGCGCAGACCTTCCACGAGCCGGCGCTCAGGTGGATGGGCCGCCTGCACGGCGTGGACGGCCCCGCGCGGGCGGTGGAGGCGGCGCGCGCGGCGGGGATCGGCAACGTGAGCGTGGACCTGATCTTCGGGCTCCCCGCGCGGCTGGGGCGCGACTGGGGGGCGGACCTCCACCACGCGCTGCTGCTGGAGCCCGAGCACGTCTCGCTCTACGGCCTCACCGCCGAGGCGGGGGCGCCGCTGGGGCGCTGGGTGCAGGAGGGCCGCGAGACGCTGGCCGACGAGGACCGCTACGCCGACGAGTTCCTGCTGGCCCACGAGCGGCTCACGGCGGCCGGGTTCGAGCACTACGAGGTTTCCAACTTCGGCCTCCCCGGCCGGCGCTCGCGCCACAACTTCGTCTACTGGACGGGGCTGCCGTACGCGGCGCTGGGGCCCGGCGCGCACGCCTTCCATCCCCCGCTGCGGCGCTGGAACACGCGCAGCTGGGACGCCTACCAGGGCGCCCTGCGCGCCGGCCGCCTGCCGACGGGCGGCGAGGAGCGGGTGGACGAGGAGACGGCGGCGCTGGAGCACGCCTGGCTGGGGCTGCGCACCGACCTGGGCCACCGGATGACGTCGGACGCGGAAAGGCGTCTATCGGAGGTCTGGGTGCGCCAGGGGTGGGCGCGCGCCGAGGGCGACACGGTCCGGCTGACGGCGGAGGGGTGGCTCCTCCTCGACCGGCTGGCGGTGGAGATGGCCGCGGCGCGCGAGGGGGAGCCGGCCCTGCACGGATGA
- the hrcA gene encoding heat-inducible transcriptional repressor HrcA, with the protein MAEAPLNEREHAILEAVIRTYVETAEPAGSRTVARRFRLGISPATVRNTMSDLEEKGYLYHPHTSAGRVPTDLAYRLYVDSLMRKEELTPAERTAIRRELEQRGEGAAVEHLLRRAAQTLGLLTQELGLAIGPRLDEAALERLDLAPVGEARVLLVMTLRAAGVRTIYVDVTGAIPPSTLAAVARILNERLGGLTLREIRQTIPERLRDSASPDEPGAAELLNVFVQSAEELFVPPAAPEEELHLGRASVLAEQPEFASGERLRSLIELTERRDLLKRALDRRPGREGLNVTIGVEHGDPALSDFTLVTSEYRSGSLKGVIGVIGPTRMPYERVISLVESTSHLISEFLA; encoded by the coding sequence ATGGCCGAGGCACCCCTCAACGAGCGCGAGCACGCCATCCTCGAGGCGGTGATCCGCACGTACGTCGAGACCGCCGAGCCCGCCGGGAGCCGCACCGTGGCCCGGCGCTTCCGGCTGGGCATCTCGCCGGCCACCGTGCGCAACACCATGAGCGACCTGGAGGAGAAGGGGTACCTCTACCACCCCCACACCTCGGCCGGGCGCGTGCCCACGGACCTGGCGTACCGCCTGTACGTGGACTCGCTGATGCGCAAGGAGGAGCTGACGCCCGCCGAGCGCACCGCCATCCGCCGCGAGCTGGAGCAGCGCGGCGAGGGCGCGGCGGTGGAGCACCTGCTGCGCCGCGCGGCGCAGACGCTGGGGCTGCTCACGCAGGAGCTGGGGCTGGCGATCGGGCCGCGGCTGGACGAGGCCGCCCTGGAGCGGCTGGACCTGGCCCCGGTGGGCGAGGCGCGGGTGCTGCTGGTGATGACGCTCCGGGCGGCGGGGGTGCGCACGATCTACGTGGACGTGACGGGGGCGATCCCCCCCAGCACGCTGGCGGCGGTGGCGCGCATCCTGAACGAGCGGCTGGGGGGGCTCACGCTGCGCGAGATCCGCCAGACGATCCCCGAGCGCCTGCGCGACTCGGCCTCGCCCGACGAGCCGGGGGCGGCGGAGCTGCTGAACGTCTTCGTCCAGTCGGCCGAGGAGCTGTTCGTGCCCCCCGCGGCGCCGGAGGAGGAGCTGCACCTGGGGCGCGCCTCGGTGCTGGCCGAGCAGCCCGAGTTCGCCAGCGGCGAGCGGCTGCGCTCGCTGATCGAGCTGACCGAGCGGCGCGACCTGCTCAAGCGCGCGCTGGACCGGCGCCCGGGGCGCGAGGGGCTGAACGTGACCATCGGGGTGGAGCACGGCGACCCGGCGCTCTCCGACTTCACGCTGGTGACCTCGGAGTACCGCTCGGGCTCGCTCAAGGGGGTGATCGGGGTGATCGGCCCCACGCGCATGCCGTACGAGCGGGTGATCTCGCTGGTGGAGAGCACGTCGCACCTGATCTCGGAGTTCCTGGCCTGA
- a CDS encoding type II toxin-antitoxin system HicA family toxin, which translates to MTRLPRITGKELLAALKRIGFEVLRVKGSHHFVQHEDGRATVVPVHAGDTLGPGLLNKILSDVQITRDELIDLL; encoded by the coding sequence ATGACGCGGCTGCCGCGCATCACCGGAAAGGAGTTGCTCGCGGCGCTGAAGAGAATCGGGTTCGAGGTTCTGCGCGTGAAGGGGAGCCATCACTTCGTCCAGCACGAGGACGGCCGGGCTACGGTGGTCCCCGTCCACGCGGGCGACACCCTCGGCCCCGGCCTGCTGAACAAGATCCTCTCCGACGTGCAGATCACCCGCGACGAGCTGATCGACCTGCTGTAG
- a CDS encoding M56 family metallopeptidase, which yields MSAAPALVGVLLSGLAGGVLVALLVALVLRAAPRAAPRARYVFVLGALALTIAAPLLRAAAGSSGAASRAARGVVVVPVRLRLEAAPAPATGGAPAAPPAIGAVPGWEAILRAAASPRVAPWILALWAAGALVLLGREALAHRWFRQRRRGWRLASVAPEALPAGLRRTPVFLSPHDGPLAVGLLRPRVVLPDWLPPDAAAAVLRHELEHVRWRDPLVNAVVRLACAVLWPWPHVWYLAGLARIEREVAADRAGAGPGGEREAARYAETLLRVARRAPPSVRAAACSSYAAADLERRIRRLFVPAERTGWRLAVLGPAALLLWAGTAAALPPSAPAGPRPGPAPPGPRSRAAAPRALPRAAAAAPALASPASPRTPPEAGPARQPLRFVNLPGTPLEVVEASAAAAGADQIGRPVVRLRNRSRETVSAFALAFVVAGRATAVVHDTSDIGPGEHYVVRLPGEGRINAAAGAVAVSVIRAEIAGREPWGTAAPPGLLPPLPAGLAAASTRAR from the coding sequence ATGAGCGCGGCCCCCGCCCTCGTGGGGGTGCTCCTCTCGGGACTGGCCGGCGGCGTCCTGGTCGCGCTCCTGGTCGCCCTCGTGCTCCGGGCGGCGCCGCGCGCGGCACCCCGGGCGCGCTACGTGTTCGTGCTCGGCGCGCTGGCGCTCACCATCGCCGCTCCCCTGCTGCGAGCCGCGGCCGGGAGCTCCGGAGCCGCCTCGCGGGCGGCGCGGGGCGTGGTGGTGGTGCCCGTCCGGCTCCGGCTCGAAGCCGCTCCCGCGCCCGCGACCGGGGGCGCCCCCGCCGCTCCTCCGGCGATCGGCGCCGTGCCCGGCTGGGAGGCGATCCTCCGGGCCGCGGCGTCGCCCCGGGTCGCACCCTGGATCCTGGCCCTGTGGGCCGCGGGCGCGCTCGTCCTGCTCGGTCGCGAGGCGCTGGCCCACCGCTGGTTCCGGCAGCGGCGCCGCGGGTGGCGCCTCGCCTCCGTCGCGCCGGAGGCGCTTCCAGCCGGCCTTCGTCGTACCCCGGTGTTCCTCAGCCCGCACGACGGGCCGCTCGCGGTCGGTCTCCTCCGCCCGCGCGTCGTCCTCCCCGACTGGCTTCCTCCAGATGCGGCCGCCGCCGTGTTGCGCCACGAGCTGGAGCACGTACGCTGGCGCGATCCGCTCGTCAACGCGGTCGTGCGCCTGGCCTGCGCCGTCCTGTGGCCGTGGCCGCACGTGTGGTACCTGGCCGGGCTCGCCCGGATCGAGCGGGAGGTCGCGGCCGACCGTGCCGGCGCGGGCCCGGGGGGCGAGCGGGAGGCGGCGCGCTACGCCGAGACGCTGCTGCGGGTCGCCCGCCGCGCCCCTCCTTCCGTGCGCGCGGCCGCCTGCTCGTCGTACGCCGCCGCCGACCTGGAGCGGCGCATCCGGCGGCTCTTCGTTCCCGCCGAGCGGACGGGCTGGAGGCTCGCCGTGCTCGGTCCCGCCGCGCTCCTGCTCTGGGCGGGGACCGCCGCGGCACTGCCTCCGTCCGCACCGGCCGGCCCTCGTCCGGGCCCGGCTCCTCCGGGTCCGCGCAGCCGGGCCGCCGCGCCGCGTGCCCTTCCCCGCGCCGCGGCGGCCGCGCCCGCGCTTGCTTCTCCCGCGTCGCCGCGGACCCCGCCGGAGGCAGGGCCGGCCCGCCAGCCGCTGCGCTTCGTCAACCTGCCGGGCACCCCCCTCGAGGTGGTCGAGGCGAGCGCGGCCGCGGCAGGGGCGGACCAGATCGGGCGCCCCGTCGTTCGCCTCCGCAACCGCTCGCGAGAGACCGTCTCCGCCTTCGCCCTCGCGTTCGTCGTCGCGGGACGCGCCACGGCGGTCGTGCACGACACCTCCGACATCGGACCCGGAGAGCACTACGTCGTGCGGCTCCCGGGGGAGGGCCGCATCAACGCCGCGGCCGGCGCGGTGGCCGTGTCCGTGATCCGGGCGGAGATCGCCGGGCGGGAGCCGTGGGGAACCGCGGCGCCGCCGGGCCTCCTCCCCCCCTTGCCGGCCGGGCTGGCCGCGGCCTCGACGCGCGCGCGGTAG
- a CDS encoding type II toxin-antitoxin system HicB family antitoxin has product MSIKDQALRLIGSLPENCTWDDVFRAVSRGPTEGMRRPGVVRELRAPYGEEPEQPREEAGVSYDFDVIVERDAEGWYVGSVPALQGCHTQARSVEQLMERVREAVELCLEVSGGRPSETGFVGIRRVSVTA; this is encoded by the coding sequence GTGAGCATCAAGGACCAGGCGCTGCGCCTGATCGGCAGCCTGCCCGAGAACTGCACCTGGGACGACGTCTTCCGCGCCGTGTCGCGCGGGCCCACCGAGGGGATGCGGCGGCCGGGCGTGGTGCGCGAGCTGAGGGCGCCGTACGGCGAGGAGCCCGAACAACCACGGGAGGAGGCGGGGGTGAGCTACGACTTCGACGTGATCGTCGAGCGCGACGCCGAGGGGTGGTACGTGGGCTCGGTGCCGGCGCTGCAGGGGTGTCACACGCAGGCGCGCTCGGTCGAGCAGCTCATGGAGCGCGTGCGCGAGGCGGTGGAGCTGTGTCTGGAGGTCTCGGGCGGCCGCCCCTCGGAAACCGGGTTCGTCGGCATCCGCCGCGTCTCGGTAACGGCATGA